In the genome of Methanocaldococcus sp., one region contains:
- the vhuU gene encoding F420-non-reducing hydrogenase selenoprotein subunit VhuU, whose translation MAEKSTVKVDEAKLNLIEIVLRAYDPUYSCAAHIIVKDKKGEKIIEVIKE comes from the coding sequence ATGGCTGAAAAAAGCACAGTAAAAGTTGATGAGGCAAAATTAAACTTAATAGAGATTGTTTTAAGAGCATACGATCCTTGATATTCATGTGCAGCACACATAATAGTAAAAGATAAGAAAGGAGAAAAAATTATTGAAGTTATAAAAGAATAA
- the vhuB gene encoding F420-non-reducing hydrogenase associated-polyferredoxin VhuB, translated as MSITIQKEACLVCYACQAECPTKAIDIDSFKVCSLCMSCVKVCPTGALVEEEIEINGKKVKRVNYLAHKCKKCGQCAEACLVGIKKVDDEFPYSKGHCVLCQKCIEVCPIEIISLPGIIDKPRKEIKVPKEPIVVTEACVGCGLCVDECPVDAIRLEGNKAVIDKSKCVYCSICAQTCPWNAIFVAGRIPKKRRKEVKKFEVDAEKCIFCLKCVEICPGNMIKVDKENMIVIPPKSCPACKLCVNICPVDALELDVKLASPHPITDEGLVIVEEDFEVLKKCASVCPTEAIVVDEEKKEVRMCIVCGACTIACPTGALKLGKIVHNGKEYNRIEFSPYLCDRCGKCVEVCPMKTLRLTKSKKLPLKGYCVMCLLCLSCAQAEKKNVLTLK; from the coding sequence ATGAGCATAACCATACAAAAAGAAGCATGTTTAGTATGTTATGCGTGTCAAGCAGAATGTCCGACAAAGGCGATAGATATAGACAGTTTTAAAGTATGTAGTTTATGCATGTCGTGTGTTAAAGTATGTCCTACTGGGGCGTTAGTGGAGGAAGAGATAGAGATAAATGGGAAGAAGGTAAAGAGGGTAAATTATTTAGCTCATAAATGTAAAAAGTGTGGGCAATGTGCAGAGGCATGTCTAGTAGGGATAAAGAAGGTAGATGATGAATTTCCATATTCGAAGGGGCATTGTGTTCTATGTCAAAAATGTATAGAGGTTTGTCCGATTGAAATTATATCATTGCCTGGAATAATAGACAAACCAAGGAAGGAGATAAAAGTTCCAAAGGAGCCGATAGTAGTTACAGAAGCATGTGTTGGCTGTGGATTATGTGTAGATGAGTGTCCAGTGGATGCAATAAGATTAGAGGGGAATAAGGCGGTAATAGATAAGAGTAAGTGTGTTTACTGTAGTATCTGTGCTCAAACATGTCCATGGAACGCTATCTTTGTTGCTGGTAGAATACCTAAGAAGAGAAGGAAAGAAGTTAAGAAGTTTGAAGTTGATGCAGAAAAGTGTATTTTCTGTTTAAAGTGTGTTGAAATCTGTCCAGGAAATATGATTAAAGTAGATAAAGAGAATATGATCGTTATTCCTCCTAAATCATGTCCCGCTTGTAAGCTATGTGTAAATATCTGTCCAGTCGATGCTTTAGAATTAGATGTTAAATTGGCCTCTCCACATCCGATAACTGACGAAGGATTAGTAATAGTTGAGGAAGATTTCGAAGTATTGAAGAAATGTGCTTCAGTCTGTCCAACTGAGGCAATAGTCGTAGATGAAGAGAAGAAAGAAGTAAGAATGTGTATCGTTTGTGGGGCATGTACTATAGCTTGCCCTACTGGAGCCTTAAAATTGGGTAAAATAGTCCATAACGGTAAAGAATATAATAGAATTGAATTTAGCCCCTACCTATGTGATAGATGCGGTAAATGTGTAGAAGTCTGCCCAATGAAAACATTAAGACTCACTAAGAGTAAAAAACTTCCATTAAAAGGTTACTGCGTAATGTGCCTCCTCTGCCTCTCCTGTGCCCAAGCCGAGAAAAAGAATGTCTTAACACTTAAGTAA
- the vhuA gene encoding F420-non-reducing hydrogenase Vhu subunit A, with protein MGKIVIEPLSRLEGHGKVTITLDENGNPKDVKLHITALRGFEQFVVGRPAEEVPRIVPRICGICQTPHHLASVKAVDNAWDVEIPEPAKKLRELMNIGNIIHSHALHFYFLAAPDFVLGVDADPKIRNVIGVINKAPEVAKQAIELRKFGQKIVEMIGGKAIHPVTGIPGGQAKRLTEEERDELLKDIDRMIEYAKNGVELIKKLNEQYMDLIKTLGVIDTWYLGLVKDGKHNVYDGTLRFLSPDGKEKVEFKPNEYLDYIGEHVVSYNYVKHPFYKKVGYPEGIYRVGPLSMLNVCDSMETDLAEEYRKEFFDIFGFPANQSLAYHHARLIELVKACEKAKILLEDNDITSDDIKAEVEPKAGNGVGVVYAPRGVLIHNYETDENGIVVKANMIVASTHNVPTMEKAIQQAAKEIFK; from the coding sequence TTAAGAGGTTTTGAGCAATTTGTTGTGGGAAGACCAGCTGAGGAAGTGCCAAGAATCGTTCCAAGGATCTGTGGAATTTGTCAAACTCCTCACCATTTAGCAAGTGTTAAGGCTGTTGATAACGCATGGGACGTAGAAATTCCTGAACCCGCAAAAAAATTAAGAGAATTAATGAACATTGGTAATATAATTCATAGTCATGCATTGCACTTCTACTTTTTAGCAGCTCCTGATTTTGTTCTTGGAGTAGATGCTGATCCTAAGATAAGAAATGTAATAGGAGTTATAAACAAAGCTCCAGAAGTTGCAAAACAGGCAATTGAATTGAGAAAATTTGGACAGAAAATTGTTGAAATGATTGGAGGGAAAGCAATTCATCCAGTTACTGGGATTCCAGGAGGGCAAGCAAAAAGATTAACTGAAGAAGAGAGAGATGAGTTACTAAAAGATATAGATAGAATGATAGAATATGCCAAGAATGGAGTAGAATTAATAAAGAAATTAAATGAACAGTATATGGACTTAATAAAAACATTAGGAGTTATAGACACATGGTATTTAGGATTAGTTAAAGATGGAAAACATAATGTTTATGATGGAACTTTAAGATTCTTATCTCCTGATGGAAAAGAGAAAGTAGAATTCAAACCTAATGAATATTTAGATTACATTGGGGAACATGTAGTTTCATACAACTATGTTAAGCATCCATTTTATAAAAAAGTTGGATATCCTGAAGGAATTTATAGAGTAGGCCCATTATCAATGTTAAATGTTTGTGATTCAATGGAAACTGATTTAGCTGAAGAATATAGAAAAGAATTCTTTGATATTTTTGGATTTCCAGCAAATCAATCATTAGCTTATCATCATGCAAGATTAATTGAACTTGTTAAAGCATGTGAGAAAGCAAAGATATTGTTAGAAGATAATGACATAACTTCTGATGATATAAAAGCAGAAGTAGAACCTAAAGCCGGAAATGGTGTAGGGGTAGTATATGCTCCAAGAGGGGTTTTAATACACAATTATGAAACAGATGAGAATGGAATTGTTGTTAAGGCAAACATGATAGTAGCATCAACGCATAATGTTCCTACAATGGAAAAAGCGATTCAGCAGGCAGCTAAAGAAATATTTAAATAA
- a CDS encoding formylmethanofuran dehydrogenase subunit B, which translates to MVKVVRNVVCPFCATLCDDLEILVEDNHIVGTRHACRIGNAKFMHFEGAVRYTEPLMRENKKDDFKKVDYDTAIEETARLLVESSLPLIYGWSATECHSQMYGVELAELVGAVIDNTASVUHGPSVMALQDVGYPVCTLGEVKNRADVVIFWGSNPMHAHPRHMSRYSIFARGFFRERGREDRTMIVVDPRETDTAKLADIHLQVEPHKDYELISAMRAVLKGFELQVDKVAGIPAELIYEAVEICKNAQFGQLFFAMGVTMTRGKHRNIDNAIQLVIDLNAYTKFGLMPMRGHYNVNGFNQVLTWVTGYPFGIDFSRGYPRYNPGETTANDLLQRGETDMMLNIASDPGAHFPQKAVKHMAKIPLVCIEPHETPTTQLANIIIPPAIAGVEVEGTAYRMDGVPIKLRKVIDPPEGVLPDKEILKRLIKKVKEML; encoded by the coding sequence ATGGTAAAAGTCGTTAGAAATGTAGTATGCCCATTTTGTGCGACATTATGTGACGATTTGGAGATATTAGTTGAGGATAACCACATAGTAGGAACAAGACACGCATGTAGAATTGGAAATGCTAAATTTATGCACTTCGAGGGAGCTGTTAGATATACAGAACCTTTAATGAGAGAGAACAAAAAAGATGATTTCAAAAAAGTTGATTATGATACAGCAATTGAAGAGACTGCAAGATTATTAGTTGAATCATCCTTACCTTTAATTTACGGATGGAGTGCAACTGAATGTCATTCACAAATGTATGGAGTTGAGTTAGCTGAATTAGTTGGGGCAGTTATTGACAATACAGCAAGTGTTTGACACGGACCTTCAGTTATGGCATTGCAGGATGTAGGATACCCAGTTTGTACATTAGGAGAAGTTAAAAACAGAGCTGATGTAGTTATATTTTGGGGAAGTAATCCAATGCACGCCCACCCAAGACACATGAGTAGATATTCAATATTCGCAAGAGGATTTTTCAGAGAAAGAGGAAGAGAAGACAGAACTATGATTGTTGTAGACCCAAGAGAGACAGATACTGCGAAATTGGCTGATATACACTTGCAAGTTGAACCCCACAAAGATTATGAATTAATAAGTGCAATGAGAGCAGTATTAAAAGGATTTGAATTACAAGTAGATAAAGTCGCTGGAATTCCAGCAGAATTAATTTATGAAGCAGTTGAAATTTGTAAAAATGCTCAGTTTGGGCAATTATTCTTTGCTATGGGAGTAACAATGACAAGAGGTAAGCATAGAAACATTGATAATGCTATTCAATTAGTAATTGACTTAAATGCATATACAAAATTCGGATTAATGCCTATGAGAGGACACTACAATGTAAATGGTTTCAACCAAGTCTTAACATGGGTTACAGGTTATCCATTTGGTATTGATTTCTCAAGAGGTTATCCAAGATACAACCCAGGGGAAACTACAGCTAACGATTTATTACAAAGAGGAGAAACTGACATGATGTTAAATATTGCTTCAGACCCGGGGGCTCACTTCCCACAAAAAGCTGTAAAACACATGGCAAAAATACCATTAGTATGTATAGAACCTCATGAAACTCCTACAACTCAATTAGCAAATATTATAATCCCCCCAGCAATCGCAGGAGTTGAAGTTGAAGGAACAGCATATAGAATGGATGGTGTTCCAATTAAATTAAGAAAAGTTATTGATCCTCCAGAAGGCGTTTTACCAGATAAAGAAATATTAAAGAGGCTCATTAAGAAAGTTAAAGAGATGCTCTAA